A single Nicotiana tabacum cultivar K326 chromosome 5, ASM71507v2, whole genome shotgun sequence DNA region contains:
- the LOC107777122 gene encoding uncharacterized protein LOC107777122: protein MGFELLEIGVQMRRVVMFSIKGCYKTVLNHPFLVSMLCFIAFLYRSFPFLFSILVATSPVLVCTAVLLGTLLSFGQPNIPEIEREEKTTHDIVPLKTGLLCDTTHIESEDSYYVERYTDNERDVLEQSIDKVSYLSPLLEERSREFQFGNGFFDEAAREFYEQNNEKSEEKHDDGEHTEDLYSPIPTVDGDFEEAEREFYEQNDDKNEEKHDDEELMESQYSPIPMVDEGFEEAEREFYEQNDEKNEEKHDDGELIESQYSPIPKVDNESMDFDFDRSDSFDSKRVNLNSLPGSPWKKEESDKEEEQEEEDDESFDSESDRAESSSPDASMADIIPMLDELHPLLDEDTPQHVSLSHDDGFDAASDSSGKFSASDNESDDGCENQEEVEVAHDENEEETQDKEDKSKSAITWTEEDQKNLIDLGSSEVERNQRLESLMARRRSLKKMRLMMTEKNLIDLDTADLPFNIPPISTARNNPFDVPKDNYELGLPPIPGSAPSILVPRRNPFDLPYDSSEEKPDLMEDSFEEEFMVFRPKEPVLRRNETFSARPSLFGMNRQDSHFRPYFVPERMASEGTSYSPFQRRSSELSDSKVSSVPETDSLGSVEDLIEEINVRHKSLDEEELEHKELIDEHISEEPELISKMEHTFEHVRNGSESSEEVESLEQLGAVEIHHEVEETLLQEGRVSDALELNPTEIQSKSKTSDQIYSNQSSSSSLEVSESVFAYKEEEEEEETVSSLEETMGDVQQNGISRQASFNGSDFHITSTSAEQTSHWEPIYDTSSSAIMENIFSASLSSDQLEESETGFSPILVKRSVSFFERESEETSQDIERSISTNEEISAPVDDQESLSRDEVCKRELDVAKVEISQHDEFFGSASAPLMPEFVVGQASTDSKLSANEDIGYEEGTIEHALQQIYSSGFNADTCIVPQHAVDQTVEFLSKSSEHENIHQLDDEQHSLIAEEVPLVQPDMRSLEKDSVDDAAQKEEAIISELNDLPSSNNVVNLVTDAHSELDEKLISSEHQFASVEKSSSLCEEDATCSDKSMDEESSEDHNVMEPPVILVESIEEASTTENLNVPEIHDIGDGIPIINSPRTPDSFSNLHEVDEAPRGAGLSGLRNNILDELENDNQIKVLENYVLPLEAADFHHDEQYIVEETDGISDIDVVFLSELDTVGDFSIKGSSQNEFERQISSSAEDLSPFHAVDSVTTEVYEGACAEVHERKLPLHPEILNASTFEEIDEHEEKECASDIQNYGLRSIDHIDVVYPRSIEGGLPEDSDTGPSDPSVKHNVDAQDIVPEMPIVEAQNSVFEIENLQSTQTGVTEEETDSGMPVLEAQTIQDIESAFWQVYEKEIEKSNVLEQSNAEDSGMPVLEAETIEDIELAFRSTSEKEIEHSDVLELPNSELVTEQSGCSNNDASVEMSSSVQEDSGMPVLEAQTIEDFELAFRSTSEKEIEHSDVLELPNSELVTEQSGCSNNDASVEMSSSVQEDSGMPVLEAQTVEDIELAFRSTSEKEIEHPNVLELPNAELVTELFGSSNNAAAVEVSSSVQEDSGMPVLEAQTVEDIEFAFRNIWEKEIEHSDALELPNAELVTEQSGSSNNAAAVEVSSSVQEDSGMPVLEAQRVEDIELAFRSTSDKEIENSNVLELVTEESGNNTAAVEVLSSALEDSGMPVLEAQTVEDIELAFRNIWEKEIENSDVLELPNAKPLTEESGSSDNSAVFEVSSSVKEDSGMPVLEAQTIEDIELAFRQISEDETENSNVLELPNSELETEESGNNVAAVELSSSVLEDSGMPVLEAQTIEDIELAFRQISENETETENSNVLELPNAELVTEESGNNAAAVEVLSSALEDSGMPVLEAETVEDIDTVFRRISEKEIEKSNVLEQPNAELATDISGNSDNAAVLKVSSVTRAMQLPILETRPTEYFDLDHENLSESDGDEHKEKSRDIGASSDSQNVETDLASKQVLEGNLEKPLKSTSEGELAEVKPSGAGSSNDMESSVRGSDVS, encoded by the exons atggGTTTTGAGTTGTTAGAGATTGGAGTTCAGATGAGGAGAGTAGTGATGTTTTCAATTAAAGGATGTTATAAAACAGTGTTGAATCATCCTTTCCTTGTGAGTATGCTGTGTTTCATAGCATTTTTGTACAGATCTTTCCCATTTCTGTTTTCCATATTAGTAGCTACATCCCCAGTTCTTGTTTGTACTGCTGTTTTGCTCGGAACTTTACTAAGTTTTGGCCAACCAAATATACCTGAAattgaaagggaagaaaaaacaACTCATGATATAGTGCCTTTGAAAACTGGACTATTATGTGATACTACTCATATTGAGAGTGAAGATAGCTACTATGTGGAGAGATATACTGATAATGAGAGGGACGTCCTAGAGCAGTCCATTGATAAGGTCAGTTATCTTTCCCCTTTACTGGAGGAAAGGTCTCGAGAATTTCAATTTGGGAATGGGTTTTTTGATGAAGCAGCAAGGGAGTTTTATGAGCAGAACAATGAAAAGAGCGAAGAGAAACACGACGATGGAGAACATACGGAGGATCTATACTCTCCAATTCCAACAGTTGATGGGGATTTTGAGGAAGCAGAGAGGGAATTTTATGAACAGAACGATGACAAGAATGAAGAGAAACATGATGATGAGGAACTTATGGAGAGTCAATACTCTCCCATTCCTATGGTTGATGAGGGTTTTGAGGAAGCAGAGAGGGAATTTTATGAGCAGAATGATGAAAAGAATGAAGAGAAACATGATGATGGGGAACTTATCGAGAGTCAATACTCTCCCATTCCAAAGGTTGATAATGAGAGCATGGATTTTGATTTTGATAGATCAGATTCCTTTGATTCTAAAAGGGTGAATCTTAATTCTCTTCCTGGTTCCCCTTGGAAAAAGGAGGAGTCCGACAAAGAGGAAGAACAGGAGGAGGAGGATGACGAGTCTTTTGATTCGGAGTCTGATCGAGCGGAGAGCTCTTCTCCAGATGCTTCAATGGCTGACATTATCCCGATGCTTGATGAGCTCCATCCGCTTTTAGATGAAGACACTCCTCAACATGTTAGTTTGTCGCATGATGATGGTTTTGATGCTGCTTCAGACAGTTCGGGTAAGTTCAGTGCAAGCGATAATGAATCTGATGATGGTTGTGAAAACCAGGAAGAGGTAGAAGTTGCACATGACgagaatgaagaagaaacacAAGACAAGGAAGATAAAAGTAAGTCAGCTATTACATGGACAGAGGAGGATCAGAAGAATCTAATTGACTTGGGAAGCTCGGAGGTGGAAAGGAATCAACGGTTGGAGAGTCTTATGGCGAGGAGAAGATCACTGAAGAAAATGAGGCTGATGATGACCGAAAAGAATTTGATTGACTTGGATACCGCTGATCTTCCGTTCAACATCCCGCCCATTTCAACAGCAAGAAACAATCCTTTTGATGTTCCTAAGGATAACTACGAACTTGGACTGCCTCCAATTCCTGGGTCTGCTCCATCCATTTTAGTACCAAGGCGGAACCCATTCGATCTTCCCTACGACTCAAGTGAAGAGAAGCCTGATCTTATGGAAGACAGTTTCGAAGAAGAGTTTATGGTATTTCGACCAAAGGAGCCAGTCTTGCGGAGGAACGAAACTTTTAGTGCAAGGCCCTCACTATTTGGGATGAATAGGCAAGATAGCCATTTCAGACCTTATTTTGTCCCAGAAAGGATGGCTTCGGAAGGAACGAGCTACTCACCATTTCAACGACGATCTAGCGAACTTAGTGATTCCAAGGTAAGTTCTGTTCCTGAAACAGATTCATTAGGTTCAGTTGAAGACCTCATTGAAGAGATCAATGTAAGACACAAAAGCCTCGATGAAGAAGAACTGGAACACAAAGAGCTCATAGATGAACATATCTCCGAGGAACCAGAGCTGATATCTAAAATGGAGCATACTTTTGAGCATGTCAGGAATGGAAGTGAATCCTCTGAAGAAGTCGAGTCACTGGAGCAGCTGGGAGCTGTGGAAATTCATCATGAAGTAGAAGAAACTTTGCTCCAAGAAGGAAGAGTGTCCGATGCTTTGGAACTTAATCCAACCGAAATTCAATCGAAGTCAAAAACTTCTGATCAGATATACAGCAATCAATCTAGCTCCTCGTCGTTAGAAGTAAGCGAAAGTGTCTTTGcatataaagaagaagaagaagaagaagagacggTGTCAAGCTTAGAGGAGACAATGGGTGATGTTCAACAAAATGGGATCTCCAGGCAAGCTTCATTTAATGGATCAGATTTCCACATCACGAGCACTTCAGCGGAGCAGACTTCACACTGGGAACCTATTTATGATACCAGTTCTTCTGCTATTATGGAAAACATTTTTTCAGCCTCCTTAAGTTCAGATCAGCTTGAGGAATCTGAAACAGGGTTTTCCCCTATATTGGTTAAAAGAAGTGTTTCTTTCTTCGAGAGGGAATCTGAGGAAACTAGTCAGGACATTGAAAGGTCCATTTCTACTAATGAAGAGATTTCGGCACCAGTAGATGACCAAGAATCTCTGTCAAGGGACGAGGTATGCAAACGCGAGCTTGATGTTGCAAAGGTGGAGATCTCTCAACATGATGAATTCTTTGGCAGTGCAAGTGCTCCTCTGATGCCTGAGTTTGTCGTTGGTCAGGCATCTACTGACTCAAAATTATCAGCAAATGAAGATATTGGGTATGAGGAAGGAACTATTGAGCATGCGCTACAGCAAATTTATTCTTCAGGATTTAATGCGGATACCTGTATTGTGCCTCAACATGCTGTAGACCAGACAGTGGAATTCCTTTCAAAGTCCTCAGAACATGAAAACATCCATCAGTTGGATGATGAACAGCATTCTCTAATCGCAGAAGAGGTTCCACTCGTTCAACCAGATATGCGTTCTTTGGAGAAGGATTCTGTGGACGATGCAGCTCAGAAGGAAGAAGCTATCATCTCAGAACTAAATGATCTTCCCTCATCAAACAATGTTGTAAATTTGGTTACTGATGCTCACAGTGAATTGGATGAAAAGCTGATCTCTTCTGAACATCAATTTGCTTCTGTAGAAAAGTCCTCGTCTCTATGTGAAGAAGACGCCACATGCTCAGACAAATCCATGGATGAAGAATCTTCAGAGGATCACAACGTAATG GAGCCACCAGTTATCCTGGTTGAGTCAATTGAGGAAGCAAGTACCACGGAGAACTTGAATGTGCCAGAAATCCACGACATTGGTGACGGAATCCCCATTATCAACTCCCCACGTACTCCTGACTCTTTCTCCAATCTGCATGAGGTTGATGAAGCCCCAAGAGGTGCTGGTCTATCAGGTCTAAGGAACAACATCCTCGATGAGTTGGAAAATGATAACCAGATCAAGGTCTTGGAAAACTATGTATTGCCACTAGAAGCAGCTGATTTTCATCATGATGAGCAATATATAGTTGAAGAAACCGATGGTATCAGCGACATTGATGTGGTATTTCTCTCTGAATTAGATACAGTTGGTGACTTTAGCATCAAGGGGTCAAGCCAGAATGAGTTTGAGAGACAAATCAGCTCTAGTGCAGAGGATTTGTCTCCATTCCATGCTGTTGATTCTGTAACTACAGAAGTTTACGAAGGGGCCTGTGCTGAAGTTCATGAAAGAAAGCTCCCGTTGCACCCTGAGATCTTAAATGCATCCACATTTGAAGAGATTGATGAGCATGAAGAAAAGGAGTGTGCTTCAGATATTCAAAACTATGGATTGAGAAGTATCGATCATATTGATGTTGTTTATCCTAGATCAATTGAAGGAGGATTGCCAGAGGATAGTGACACCGGACCTTCAGATCCCAGTGTAAAGCACAATGTGGATGCTCAAGATATAGTTCCAGAAATGCCAATAGTTGAAGCTCAAAACTCTGTCTTTGAGATAGAAAACTTACAATCTACTCAAACTGGAGTGACTGAAGAGGAAACTGATTCTGGTATGCCAGTACTGGAAGCACAAACAATTCAAGATATTGAGTCAGCATTTTGGCAAGTTTATGAGAAAGAAATAGAGAAATCTAATGTTCTTGAGCAATCTAATGCTGAAGATTCTGGAATGCCAGTGCTGGAAGCAGAAACAATTGAAGATATTGAGTTAGCATTTAGAAGTACTTCTGAGAAAGAAATAGAGCACTCGGATGTGCTTGAGCTACCTAATTCTGAGCTAGTAACTGAACAATCTGGGTGTTCAAACAATGACGCATCGGTTGAAATGTCAAGTTCAGTACAGGAAGATTCTGGAATGCCAGTGCTGGAAGCACAAACAATTGAAGATTTTGAGTTAGCATTTAGAAGTACTTCTGAGAAAGAAATAGAGCACTCGGATGTGCTTGAGCTACCTAATTCTGAGCTAGTAACTGAACAATCTGGGTGTTCAAACAATGACGCATCGGTTGAAATGTCAAGTTCAGTACAGGAAGATTCTGGAATGCCAGTTCTGGAAGCACAAACAGTTGAAGATATTGAGTTAGCATTTAGAAGTACTTCTGAGAAAGAAATAGAGCACCCGAATGTGCTTGAGCTACCTAATGCTGAGCTAGTAACTGAACTATTTGGGAGTTCAAACAATGCGGCAGCAGTTGAAGTGTCAAGTTCAGTACAGGAAGATTCTGGAATGCCAGTTCTGGAAGCACAAACAGTTGAAGATATTGAGTTTGCATTTAGAAATATTTGGGAGAAAGAAATAGAGCACTCGGATGCGCTTGAGCTACCTAATGCTGAGCTAGTAACTGAACAATCTGGGAGTTCAAACAATGCGGCAGCAGTTGAAGTGTCAAGTTCAGTACAGGAAGATTCTGGAATGCCAGTTCTGGAAGCACAAAGAGTTGAAGATATTGAGTTAGCATTTAGAAGTACTTCTGATAAAGAAATAGAGAACTCGAATGTGCTTGAGCTAGTAACTGAAGAATCTGGAAACAATACAGCAGCAGTTGAAGTGTTAAGTTCAGCTCTTGAAGATTCAGGAATGCCAGTGCTGGAAGCACAAACAGTTGAAGATATTGAGTTAGCATTTAGAAATATTTGGGAGAAAGAAATAGAGAACTCGGATGTGCTTGAGCTTCCTAATGCTAAACCATTAACTGAAGAATCTGGGAGTTCTGACAATTCAGCGGTGTTTGAAGTGTCAAGTTCAGTAAAGGAAGATTCTGGAATGCCAGTGCTCGAAGCACAAACAATTGAAGATATTGAGCTAGCATTTAGGCAAATTTCTGAGGATGAAACAGAGAACTCGAATGTGCTTGAGCTACCTAATTCTGAGCTAGAAACTGAAGAATCTGGAAACAATGTGGCAGCGGTTGAACTGTCGAGTTCAGTACTGGAAGATTCTGGAATGCCAGTACTGGAAGCACAAACAATTGAAGATATTGAGCTAGCATTTAGGCAAATTTCTGAGAATGAAACAGAGACAGAGAACTCGAATGTGCTTGAGCTGCCTAATGCTGAGCTAGTAACTGAAGAATCTGGAAACAATGCAGCAGCGGTTGAAGTGTTAAGTTCAGCTCTGGAAGATTCTGGAATGCCAGTGCTCGAAGCAGAAACAGTTGAAGATATCGACACAGTATTTAGACGAATATCTgagaaagaaatagaaaaatcaaaTGTTCTTGAGCAACCTAATGCTGAGCTAGCAACTGACATATCTGGGAATTCTGACAATGCAGCAGTGCTCAAAGTGTCAAGTGTGACACGCGCAATGCAATTACCAATTCTTGAAACAAGACCAACTGAATATTTTGATTTGGATCATGAAAATCTTTCAGAGAGTGATGGTGATGAGCATAAGGAGAAATCCAGAGACATAGGAGCTTCTTCAGATTCACAAAACGTCGAGACAGACTTGGCTTCGAAACAAGTCTTGGAAGGAAATCTGGAGAAACCCCTGAAATCCACTTCTGAAGGTGAGTTAGCAGAAGTTAAGCCAAGTGGAGCAGGCTCATCCAATGATATGGAATCAAGTGTTAGAGGATCTGATGtatcttga